The Pseudoalteromonas spongiae UST010723-006 genome window below encodes:
- a CDS encoding mechanosensitive ion channel family protein, which translates to MLEQVKYWLNFPLFKFNERVVTLIEVLAVPLWLIASVWLSHVIIKMIGKRLAKKNKDPNIVHLVQRILYVVALAIIFMTTLSMINVPITAFAFLSGAIAIGFGFGAQNIINNFISGWILMGEKPIRIGDFLEVEGVKGVVEEINTRSTRIRRVDGVHMLIPNSKLLENTVTNWTLRDKLVRGTVAVGVAYGTDCKSVKRIMLEVANAQPETLNEDGRAPLVFFQDFGDNSLLFEVYFWINSQVEGGLRLVASNIRFELDEAFKTSGITIAFPQRDIHLDGTLNIVNKSEPTNKADS; encoded by the coding sequence ATGTTAGAACAAGTTAAATATTGGCTCAATTTTCCACTATTTAAATTTAATGAGCGTGTTGTCACGCTGATTGAAGTGCTCGCCGTTCCGCTTTGGTTAATCGCCAGTGTTTGGCTTTCCCATGTCATTATAAAAATGATTGGTAAACGCCTAGCTAAGAAAAATAAAGACCCTAACATAGTGCACTTAGTACAGCGCATTTTGTATGTGGTGGCGCTCGCAATTATTTTTATGACAACCCTTTCAATGATCAATGTGCCGATCACTGCATTTGCGTTTCTTTCTGGTGCAATCGCGATTGGTTTTGGTTTTGGTGCACAAAACATTATCAATAACTTTATTAGTGGTTGGATTTTAATGGGCGAAAAGCCAATCCGCATTGGTGATTTTTTAGAGGTCGAAGGCGTAAAGGGGGTAGTTGAAGAAATTAACACCCGCTCAACACGTATTCGCCGTGTTGATGGCGTTCACATGCTGATCCCCAACAGCAAGTTATTAGAAAACACAGTGACTAACTGGACCCTACGCGACAAATTAGTGCGCGGTACAGTAGCTGTAGGTGTTGCCTACGGTACCGATTGTAAAAGTGTCAAACGCATTATGTTAGAAGTTGCCAACGCGCAACCAGAAACACTAAACGAAGATGGCCGGGCACCATTAGTTTTTTTCCAAGACTTTGGCGATAACTCGCTGCTGTTTGAAGTGTATTTTTGGATTAACTCGCAAGTTGAAGGTGGCTTACGATTAGTTGCCAGCAATATTCGATTTGAGTTAGATGAAGCGTTTAAAACATCAGGTATTACAATTGCATTCCCGCAACGTGATATTCACCTTGATGGCACACTTAATATTGTTAATAAGTCAGAACCGACTAACAAAGCTGACAGCTAA
- a CDS encoding ATP-dependent zinc protease, translating to MNNRIIIGHVENIDLPDLGITQMTVRVDTGAQTSSLHVDNIQRTKLDKKPAVSFDIHPEIHNVDKTVRCTAILHDIRKVKSSNGMTEQRYVIKTPAILGEHKWNIEITLTDRSDMTYLMLLGRQAMGDHFFIDPANGFVASQS from the coding sequence ATGAATAACAGAATAATTATCGGCCACGTAGAAAACATTGATCTACCCGATTTAGGCATTACGCAAATGACAGTGCGCGTAGACACAGGCGCACAAACGTCATCGTTGCATGTTGATAATATTCAGCGAACTAAATTGGATAAAAAGCCAGCGGTATCGTTTGATATTCACCCTGAAATTCATAACGTAGACAAAACCGTACGCTGTACCGCTATTTTGCATGATATTCGCAAAGTAAAGTCATCGAATGGCATGACCGAACAACGCTATGTAATTAAAACGCCTGCGATACTTGGCGAGCATAAGTGGAATATTGAAATAACATTGACTGATCGCTCAGATATGACCTATTTAATGTTATTAGGTCGACAAGCGATGGGCGATCACTTTTTCATTGATCCTGCAAACGGCTTTGTCGCCTCGCAAAGTTAA
- a CDS encoding succinylglutamate desuccinylase/aspartoacylase family protein — MNELIIGEHTIMPGETKKIDLPVAKLYTDADVHLPVHIIRGKKAGPTIFISAAVHGDELNGIEIIRRLINLKGFKISAGTLIAVPMVNVYGVINQSRYMPDRRDLNRSFPGSAKGSLAARVANIFLKEIVSHCDYGIDLHTGAIHRSNLPQIRAQLADEETLALANAFGAPVILNSEIIDGSLRDAAVDNGTKVLLYEAGEALRFDEFSIRAGIKGIVNVLRHLKMTPKGRARKKTVNQFVANNSGWVRATSSGIVTHLFNLGDQVKKGQVLAEIGSPYGEILTEVLANKSGVIIGKQNIPLVQEGEAMYHIAYFKEDDEEIAEHIGSVEEELVNHIVNSEGLL, encoded by the coding sequence ATGAACGAATTGATTATTGGCGAACACACAATTATGCCTGGCGAAACAAAAAAAATTGATTTGCCAGTAGCCAAATTGTACACCGATGCTGATGTGCACTTGCCGGTACATATTATTCGCGGTAAGAAAGCGGGCCCAACAATTTTTATCAGCGCCGCGGTGCATGGTGATGAACTGAACGGCATTGAAATCATCCGACGCCTTATCAATTTAAAAGGCTTTAAAATTTCAGCAGGCACCTTAATTGCCGTGCCTATGGTGAATGTATACGGGGTGATCAACCAAAGCCGCTACATGCCTGATAGACGCGATCTTAACCGCAGCTTTCCTGGGTCAGCGAAAGGCTCATTAGCAGCACGTGTCGCTAATATTTTCTTAAAAGAAATTGTTAGCCACTGTGATTACGGTATTGATTTGCATACAGGTGCTATTCACCGCTCAAACTTGCCACAAATTAGGGCGCAACTAGCGGATGAAGAAACCTTAGCGCTTGCTAATGCATTTGGTGCACCAGTAATTTTAAATTCGGAAATAATCGATGGTTCATTGCGTGATGCTGCGGTTGATAACGGTACTAAAGTATTGTTATACGAAGCAGGCGAAGCACTGCGATTTGATGAGTTTTCAATTCGCGCCGGCATCAAGGGCATCGTTAATGTACTGCGCCATTTGAAAATGACACCAAAAGGCAGAGCACGGAAAAAAACGGTTAACCAATTTGTCGCCAATAACAGCGGTTGGGTACGCGCAACCAGCAGTGGCATTGTCACCCATTTATTTAACTTGGGCGACCAAGTTAAAAAAGGCCAAGTACTTGCGGAAATCGGAAGCCCGTACGGCGAGATTTTAACGGAAGTACTGGCAAACAAAAGTGGCGTCATTATAGGTAAACAAAATATACCTTTGGTACAAGAAGGCGAAGCCATGTACCACATTGCTTACTTTAAAGAAGATGATGAAGAAATTGCTGAACATATTGGCAGTGTTGAAGAAGAACTTGTGAACCATATTGTGAACAGTGAAGGATTGTTATGA
- the rimK gene encoding 30S ribosomal protein S6--L-glutamate ligase: MKIAILSRNENLYSTRRLKEACIARGHEVDVIDTLHCYMDITSSRPAVRYHGQELPKYDAIIPRIGASVTFYGTAVARQFEMMGTFNVNESVAISRSRDKLRSLQLLSRKGIGLPRTGFASKPDNIKDLIKNVGGAPLVIKLLEGTQGIGVVLADTAKAAESIIEAFMGLKANILVQEYIKEAGGADIRCLVVGGRVVAAMKRQGAEGEFRSNLHRGGSAELVKLTKEERATAVNAAKVMGLNFCGVDLLRSHNGPMVMEVNSSPGLEGIENATGLDVAGKLIEFIEKTAKSGSTKTKGQG, translated from the coding sequence ATGAAAATTGCTATTTTATCTCGAAATGAAAACCTATATTCAACCCGCCGCTTAAAAGAAGCGTGTATCGCACGTGGCCATGAGGTTGATGTTATTGACACATTACATTGCTACATGGATATCACCAGTAGTCGCCCTGCGGTGCGTTACCATGGTCAAGAGCTACCAAAATACGATGCGATTATTCCGCGTATTGGCGCATCAGTTACTTTTTATGGCACTGCGGTTGCGCGTCAATTTGAAATGATGGGTACATTTAACGTCAATGAATCGGTAGCCATTAGCCGCTCTCGCGACAAATTACGTTCATTACAGTTGCTATCGCGTAAAGGCATTGGTCTGCCACGCACAGGATTTGCAAGCAAGCCAGACAACATTAAAGACTTAATTAAAAATGTGGGTGGTGCGCCTTTAGTAATCAAACTTTTAGAAGGTACCCAAGGTATTGGTGTAGTACTCGCTGATACAGCAAAAGCAGCAGAAAGCATTATTGAAGCGTTTATGGGCTTAAAAGCTAACATTCTCGTGCAAGAGTATATAAAAGAAGCTGGCGGTGCTGATATTCGCTGCTTAGTTGTTGGTGGCCGTGTTGTTGCAGCGATGAAACGCCAAGGTGCTGAAGGTGAATTCCGTTCAAACTTACACCGTGGTGGCAGTGCTGAACTTGTAAAATTAACCAAAGAAGAGCGTGCAACTGCGGTTAACGCTGCCAAAGTAATGGGGCTTAACTTCTGCGGTGTAGATTTACTGCGCTCACACAATGGCCCTATGGTTATGGAAGTAAATTCATCTCCAGGCCTTGAAGGCATTGAAAACGCAACGGGATTAGACGTGGCAGGTAAGCTCATTGAGTTTATTGAAAAGACAGCTAAGTCTGGTTCAACAAAAACCAAAGGACAAGGTTAA
- a CDS encoding LysR family transcriptional regulator, whose amino-acid sequence MKIELLTTFLEVSQTLHVRVAADNLYLTQAAVSSRIKQLEEELGVQLFDRTQKRLKLTAEGYRLVKHANEMLIMWQKLKQDVGVAQPNAYQLFVGSMMSIWDIVLQDWLQKIHRNLDDVHLYTHTYSPLELRKQVISRLVDIAFLFEPPFTEDIVNEKVATVPLQLVSTDRDMTLHNIENMVMVDYGESVNSQILRDYSELNAIRHHMSQPRIALNFILEASGCAYLPKQMCFEHIRKGKLHAVEGAPEYSRDIYAIYLAKSHKKQLVQDALMLFPYVRN is encoded by the coding sequence ATGAAAATTGAGCTTTTAACGACGTTTTTGGAAGTGAGCCAAACCTTACATGTGCGAGTCGCAGCCGATAACTTATACCTAACGCAAGCCGCTGTTAGTAGCCGAATTAAACAGTTGGAAGAAGAGCTCGGTGTACAGTTATTTGATCGCACACAAAAACGTTTAAAGCTTACCGCCGAAGGCTATCGCCTTGTTAAACATGCCAATGAAATGCTAATTATGTGGCAAAAGCTGAAACAAGACGTCGGAGTTGCTCAGCCTAACGCTTATCAATTGTTTGTTGGTTCAATGATGTCAATTTGGGATATTGTACTGCAGGATTGGCTGCAAAAAATTCACCGAAATCTAGATGACGTTCATTTATATACCCATACATATTCGCCATTAGAGCTCAGAAAACAAGTGATTAGCCGTTTAGTGGATATCGCGTTTTTATTCGAACCACCATTTACCGAAGACATAGTGAACGAGAAGGTCGCAACTGTACCTTTGCAACTAGTGTCGACTGATCGTGACATGACATTACACAATATTGAGAATATGGTTATGGTTGATTATGGTGAGTCGGTAAACAGTCAAATTTTACGTGATTACAGCGAGTTAAATGCTATTCGCCATCATATGAGTCAACCGCGCATCGCGCTAAACTTTATTTTAGAGGCATCGGGTTGTGCCTACTTACCAAAACAAATGTGCTTTGAGCATATTCGCAAAGGTAAATTACATGCGGTTGAGGGAGCACCTGAATATAGCCGCGATATCTATGCTATTTACCTTGCAAAAAGTCATAAGAAGCAGTTGGTGCAAGATGCGCTTATGTTATTCCCATACGTGCGCAACTAA
- a CDS encoding GGDEF domain-containing protein, with product MNNPKIRQVGIFTESEEITHWLECTLKLTTLSFDSVCILNKSSDIVKNSPSLIIVTERKFRALYNYLNKVNTLLPVLVVTRDFNGFSVPNANHLTIDLLPLPAATIGLLEHSIKAVFQDFKLNQELTKLAHYDALTGAANRLLFQDRCKQALKMAKRNKRAVSLLYFDLDDFKPINDTYGHDIGDELLKRFVKIVSSVSRETDTLARLGGDEFALLLPDTPESELTQYCQKLVQCLAQPQQLNEQLIEIKCSIGAVSTSKEEHVTLIPQKLIKKADQAVYLAKEVEGTSFVIA from the coding sequence ATGAATAATCCGAAAATCCGTCAAGTGGGTATTTTTACCGAGTCAGAAGAAATAACCCATTGGTTAGAGTGCACGCTCAAGCTCACAACGCTGTCGTTTGATAGTGTATGCATTCTCAATAAATCGAGTGATATTGTTAAAAATAGCCCGTCGCTTATTATTGTTACCGAGCGTAAATTCAGAGCGCTGTACAATTATTTGAATAAAGTAAACACGTTACTGCCTGTGCTGGTAGTAACGCGCGACTTTAATGGTTTTAGCGTGCCAAACGCCAATCATTTAACTATCGATTTGTTGCCATTACCTGCAGCTACTATTGGTTTGCTTGAACATAGTATTAAAGCCGTTTTTCAAGACTTTAAGCTCAATCAAGAGCTAACAAAGCTTGCCCATTATGATGCACTAACGGGCGCTGCAAACCGGTTATTGTTTCAAGACCGTTGCAAGCAAGCGCTTAAAATGGCAAAGCGCAATAAGCGAGCGGTTAGTTTATTGTATTTTGATCTCGATGATTTTAAACCGATTAATGATACTTACGGCCACGATATAGGCGATGAGCTATTAAAGCGATTTGTTAAAATTGTGTCGTCGGTTAGCCGAGAAACTGATACGTTAGCGCGACTTGGCGGCGACGAATTTGCCTTGTTGCTGCCAGATACTCCTGAATCTGAGCTGACGCAGTATTGCCAAAAATTAGTGCAGTGTTTAGCGCAGCCGCAGCAACTAAATGAACAGTTAATTGAAATTAAATGTTCAATAGGTGCTGTTTCGACCTCAAAAGAAGAACATGTAACCTTAATCCCGCAAAAGCTTATCAAGAAAGCAGACCAAGCAGTTTATCTGGCAAAAGAAGTTGAAGGCACTAGCTTCGTGATAGCTTAA
- the trpS gene encoding tryptophan--tRNA ligase, producing the protein MKQTTSQQKEIILTGDRATGPLHLGHYVGSLKQRIQLQHLHEQTILVADMQGLTDNAHTPKKVSENILNVVADYLAVGIDPLQTTICLQSKLPALAELTMFYSNLVTISRLERNPTVKNEIQSKAFNRSVPTGFLTYPISQAADITAFNATLIPVGDDQLPMLEQTNEIVRKINSLSGKPILNECRALLSNAPRLPSTDGKNKMSKTMGNTINLGASEKDIRASVKSMYTDPNHLRVEDPGQVEGNVVFTYLDAFHPDTAYVAELKQQYQQGGLGDGTTKKILEDCLQTLIAPIREKRAMYLNDKAQLIDILRKGSEHADRKTQQVLFDVKEVFGLNLF; encoded by the coding sequence ATGAAACAGACAACATCACAGCAAAAAGAAATAATTTTAACCGGCGACAGAGCCACAGGCCCGTTGCATTTAGGGCATTATGTTGGCTCATTAAAACAACGAATTCAGCTGCAACATCTGCACGAGCAAACCATTTTAGTTGCCGATATGCAGGGCTTAACCGATAACGCCCACACCCCAAAGAAAGTCAGCGAAAACATTTTAAATGTGGTGGCTGATTATTTAGCGGTGGGTATCGATCCTCTTCAAACCACTATTTGTTTGCAATCAAAGCTACCGGCACTTGCCGAACTCACCATGTTTTACAGTAATTTAGTTACTATTTCGCGCTTAGAGCGCAACCCAACGGTGAAAAATGAAATTCAAAGTAAAGCCTTTAATCGCAGTGTTCCCACGGGGTTTTTAACCTACCCGATTTCGCAAGCTGCGGATATTACCGCGTTTAACGCTACGCTTATTCCGGTAGGTGATGATCAACTGCCGATGCTTGAGCAAACAAATGAAATTGTGAGAAAAATCAACTCACTTTCGGGCAAACCGATTTTAAATGAATGCCGCGCTTTGTTGAGTAATGCGCCGCGCTTACCAAGTACTGATGGTAAAAACAAAATGTCTAAAACCATGGGCAACACCATTAATTTAGGCGCAAGTGAAAAAGACATTCGCGCTTCGGTAAAATCGATGTATACCGACCCAAATCACTTGCGAGTAGAAGACCCAGGGCAAGTTGAGGGCAATGTAGTTTTCACCTACCTTGATGCGTTTCACCCAGACACCGCCTATGTTGCTGAGCTTAAACAGCAATATCAACAAGGTGGTTTAGGCGATGGTACAACTAAAAAGATTTTAGAAGATTGCCTGCAAACACTAATCGCCCCAATTCGCGAAAAACGCGCGATGTATTTAAACGACAAAGCGCAACTGATTGATATTTTACGTAAAGGCAGCGAACACGCCGACCGTAAAACGCAGCAAGTTTTGTTTGATGTAAAAGAGGTGTTTGGCTTGAATTTGTTTTGA
- a CDS encoding isoamylase early set domain-containing protein: MLTKRFFKTKQEAEVTFEFAAEADTHVSLAGEFNDWQPVSMKYVKKDQVFRTKLRLPIEQDFQFKYLINEQEWQNDHAADHYLLNEFGTDNSVVSTTRA, from the coding sequence ATGTTAACTAAACGATTTTTTAAGACCAAGCAAGAAGCAGAAGTAACATTTGAATTTGCAGCAGAAGCTGACACCCATGTGTCGTTGGCGGGCGAATTTAACGACTGGCAACCTGTTAGTATGAAGTACGTTAAAAAGGATCAGGTTTTTCGTACCAAACTTCGCTTACCTATCGAACAAGATTTCCAATTTAAATACCTCATTAATGAGCAGGAATGGCAAAATGACCATGCTGCAGACCACTATTTACTAAACGAGTTCGGCACTGATAATTCAGTTGTTTCTACAACACGAGCTTAA
- the malQ gene encoding 4-alpha-glucanotransferase, giving the protein MNDVEQLCYLQGVALDYVDYYGQQKRIDDDVRRAILTACGHHVHDNEYVRDKNRQLDALPWQQVLSEFQVTSSENAFLTVRAQTFEPEKQLELVIADNQQECCRLSVSLNDSMEEGNYVLDGVRYSQYRITLPKLTPNYYQVELIYRSNITTSQAFNGTLAVAPVSCYSLTEQQKVWGISCQLYTLRDKRESGFGDFSSLKELIQRSSEKGADYILLNPLHKLFVTEPERASPYSPSDRNQINPLYISPRLCVDYSLPNGEYQSNATHIDYRQATTHKFKCFKVMYLNFCELELANTTQRANEFSQFVERYQTWQLSEFEYYLQWVAKEQLDYCQRYAKTKGMTIGLILDLAVGCTRDGEEYKRNQALFVEHANIGAPPDPWALDGQDWGLAVPDPLKLKETNFAHFISLIRANMTAGGLRIDHVMGLLRLWWCVTVDEQPAGCYVYYPFNELLAILCLESHLNQCVVIGEDLGVVPQQIKQSLDKAHVYGNDIFYFEKDQNGQFIAPQAHRKHAMLMIANHDVAPFYAWWQQRDIETRKSFSLYSNPEQFGYDITQREQDKLALREWLKAANTLPNSDDASEIYSAVVATLSASNSQFLCLQLDDLSGETFAVNIPGTDQEYPNWRRRLSRNLLTIFGPMPHEEQHTSVQQQRFWQLLNARRNNVSS; this is encoded by the coding sequence GTGAATGACGTAGAACAATTGTGCTATCTACAAGGGGTAGCACTCGATTATGTCGACTATTACGGCCAACAAAAGCGTATTGACGATGACGTAAGGCGCGCCATTCTTACGGCATGTGGTCACCATGTGCACGATAACGAGTATGTTCGCGATAAAAATCGTCAATTGGATGCTTTACCTTGGCAGCAGGTGTTGAGCGAGTTTCAAGTTACATCATCAGAAAACGCGTTTTTGACAGTACGTGCACAAACGTTTGAGCCTGAAAAGCAACTCGAATTAGTAATTGCAGACAACCAACAAGAGTGCTGCCGTTTATCGGTATCACTTAACGATAGTATGGAAGAGGGCAATTACGTATTAGATGGTGTGCGCTATTCTCAGTACCGCATTACGTTGCCAAAACTAACGCCTAATTATTATCAGGTTGAGTTAATTTATCGCTCTAACATAACCACATCGCAAGCTTTTAATGGCACGCTGGCAGTTGCTCCTGTGAGTTGTTACTCATTGACTGAGCAGCAAAAGGTGTGGGGCATTTCGTGTCAGCTTTATACCCTTCGTGATAAACGAGAAAGTGGCTTTGGCGATTTTTCGTCGTTGAAAGAGCTTATTCAGCGCAGTAGTGAAAAAGGCGCGGATTATATTTTGCTTAATCCACTGCACAAACTGTTTGTCACTGAACCAGAGCGGGCTAGCCCTTATAGCCCAAGTGACCGCAACCAAATTAATCCACTTTATATCAGCCCAAGGCTGTGCGTTGATTACTCATTGCCAAATGGTGAGTATCAAAGTAATGCAACGCACATCGATTATCGCCAAGCAACCACTCATAAATTTAAATGCTTTAAAGTGATGTATTTAAATTTCTGCGAATTGGAATTAGCAAACACAACGCAACGAGCAAACGAGTTCAGCCAGTTTGTTGAGCGCTATCAAACCTGGCAACTTTCTGAATTTGAATATTATTTGCAGTGGGTTGCCAAAGAGCAACTGGATTACTGTCAGCGCTATGCCAAAACCAAAGGCATGACGATTGGGCTTATTTTAGATCTAGCCGTAGGCTGTACCCGCGATGGCGAAGAGTATAAGCGTAATCAAGCGCTGTTTGTGGAACATGCAAATATTGGTGCGCCGCCTGATCCATGGGCCCTTGATGGGCAAGATTGGGGATTGGCTGTGCCCGACCCGTTGAAACTAAAAGAAACTAATTTTGCCCACTTTATTAGTTTAATTCGCGCCAATATGACCGCCGGCGGCCTGCGTATTGATCATGTTATGGGATTATTGCGGCTTTGGTGGTGTGTCACAGTTGATGAGCAACCAGCAGGCTGTTATGTGTATTATCCATTTAATGAGTTACTGGCGATTTTATGCTTAGAAAGCCATCTAAATCAATGTGTTGTAATTGGTGAAGATTTAGGTGTTGTGCCACAGCAGATTAAGCAAAGCTTAGACAAGGCACATGTTTATGGTAATGATATTTTTTATTTTGAAAAAGATCAGAACGGACAGTTTATCGCGCCACAAGCACATCGCAAACATGCAATGTTGATGATAGCAAATCACGATGTCGCGCCATTTTATGCGTGGTGGCAACAGCGTGATATCGAAACACGAAAATCGTTTTCGCTTTACTCAAACCCAGAGCAATTTGGCTACGATATAACACAGCGCGAGCAAGATAAATTAGCCTTACGCGAATGGCTAAAAGCGGCAAACACATTGCCAAATTCAGATGATGCGAGTGAAATTTATTCCGCAGTTGTTGCGACACTGAGCGCATCAAACTCGCAATTTTTATGTTTACAACTGGATGATCTTAGTGGCGAAACCTTCGCGGTCAATATTCCAGGAACCGATCAAGAATACCCTAACTGGCGACGTCGCCTATCACGCAATTTGCTTACTATTTTTGGCCCAATGCCACATGAAGAGCAACACACCAGCGTGCAACAACAGCGATTTTGGCAGTTGCTAAATGCTAGGAGAAATAATGTCAGTAGCTAA
- the glgB gene encoding 1,4-alpha-glucan branching protein GlgB, producing the protein MSVANFASLNELNEAHNTLEKAHSLHRGDFIDAFSFLGKHTINNELAVVRCYIPGAKKVAICSENQQLALEKFQDTALFQLVVSHNKVAEPIKLDIDYGDCQVQRYHAYSFESSLDSEAMYLFNQGTLAHAYRHFGAHLITQQGVKGTRFTVWAPNAKAVSVIGDFNHWDASCYPMRFHPASGVWEIFIGEDLSDKNYKYSLLTEHNQRIEKADPFALQMQLPPHTASRVASLPTNPAPISPINKFNQAISIYEVHLGSWRRNVEQGNGYLSYQQLAEQLISYVLDLGFTHIQLMPISEFPFDGSWGYQPVGLYAPTSRFGDINEFAEFIRQIKAAGLGVLIDWVPGHFPNDPHGLAMFDGTHLYEHADKRQGYHPDWNTHIYNYDRAEVRSFLLSNATYWLTEFGIDGIRVDAVASMLYLDYSREEGQWVANFYGGRENLGAISLLQQINASVYGENPNIVTVAEESTAWPGVTKPTDQSGLGFGFKWNMGWMNDSLEYMKKDPIYRRHHHNEMTFSLVYAFSENYILPLSHDEVVHGKGSLINKMPGDDWQKFANLRAFYGFMWAHPGKKLLFMGGEFAQYDEWDHDKSLDWHLLNEAKHQGIFNLIKALNTTYKATPSLYEKDNSGEGFRWIDGGNADQSVFSFIRKSSSEPNVIAICNFTPEVHENFKLGVPKAKRYQLVLNTDDTQFGGSGVLVENELPVFKEDNHGFEHSISLTLAPLATYYLVAK; encoded by the coding sequence ATGTCAGTAGCTAACTTTGCTTCGCTCAATGAACTTAACGAAGCACACAACACGTTAGAAAAAGCACATTCGCTGCACCGTGGCGATTTTATCGATGCGTTTAGCTTTTTGGGTAAACACACTATTAATAATGAATTAGCGGTAGTTCGCTGTTATATACCAGGCGCTAAAAAAGTCGCGATTTGTAGCGAAAATCAACAATTAGCTTTAGAAAAGTTTCAAGATACCGCGCTTTTTCAGTTGGTCGTAAGTCACAATAAAGTCGCCGAGCCAATTAAACTGGATATCGATTATGGTGATTGTCAGGTGCAGCGTTACCATGCATATAGTTTTGAATCGAGCCTTGATAGCGAAGCAATGTATTTGTTTAATCAAGGTACATTGGCACATGCATATCGTCACTTTGGCGCGCATTTAATAACGCAGCAAGGGGTTAAAGGCACGCGTTTTACCGTGTGGGCACCCAATGCAAAAGCGGTGTCAGTAATTGGTGATTTTAATCATTGGGATGCCAGTTGCTACCCTATGCGTTTTCACCCTGCATCTGGGGTGTGGGAAATTTTTATCGGGGAAGATTTAAGCGATAAAAATTATAAATACAGCCTGCTAACCGAGCACAACCAACGCATAGAAAAAGCCGACCCATTTGCGCTGCAAATGCAGTTACCGCCCCATACGGCTTCGCGGGTAGCTAGTTTACCAACAAACCCAGCGCCAATTTCGCCAATTAATAAATTTAATCAAGCAATTAGTATTTATGAAGTGCACTTAGGTTCGTGGCGTCGCAATGTTGAGCAAGGTAACGGTTACTTGAGCTATCAACAACTTGCCGAACAATTGATCTCGTATGTATTAGATCTTGGTTTTACCCATATCCAATTGATGCCAATCAGTGAATTTCCATTCGATGGTTCGTGGGGCTATCAGCCTGTTGGCCTTTATGCGCCTACCAGTCGCTTTGGTGATATTAACGAATTTGCAGAGTTTATTCGCCAAATTAAAGCCGCGGGGCTAGGCGTATTGATTGATTGGGTGCCGGGGCATTTTCCAAATGATCCGCACGGCTTGGCAATGTTTGATGGCACTCATTTGTATGAACATGCCGATAAACGCCAAGGCTACCACCCTGATTGGAATACCCATATTTATAATTACGACCGCGCTGAAGTGCGTAGCTTTTTGCTATCAAACGCCACATATTGGCTGACGGAATTTGGTATTGATGGTATTCGTGTCGATGCAGTGGCATCGATGCTATACCTTGATTACAGCCGCGAAGAAGGGCAGTGGGTAGCAAATTTTTATGGCGGCCGCGAAAATCTCGGAGCCATTAGTTTATTGCAGCAAATTAATGCCAGTGTTTACGGTGAAAACCCAAATATTGTCACGGTTGCTGAAGAGTCTACTGCATGGCCGGGGGTGACCAAACCCACTGACCAATCGGGCTTAGGTTTTGGTTTTAAATGGAATATGGGCTGGATGAATGACAGCCTAGAGTATATGAAAAAAGATCCCATATACCGCCGCCATCACCATAACGAGATGACGTTTTCATTAGTCTATGCGTTTAGCGAAAATTATATTCTGCCGCTATCGCACGATGAAGTGGTGCACGGTAAAGGCTCATTAATTAATAAAATGCCGGGCGATGACTGGCAAAAGTTTGCGAACTTACGTGCATTTTATGGCTTTATGTGGGCGCATCCCGGTAAAAAACTACTGTTTATGGGCGGTGAATTTGCTCAATATGATGAGTGGGATCATGATAAGAGCCTAGACTGGCATTTACTTAATGAGGCTAAACATCAAGGTATTTTTAACCTTATAAAAGCGTTAAACACAACCTATAAAGCCACTCCGTCACTATACGAAAAAGATAATAGCGGCGAGGGCTTTCGCTGGATTGATGGCGGCAACGCCGATCAAAGCGTATTTAGTTTTATTCGTAAAAGTAGCAGCGAACCAAATGTAATAGCGATATGCAACTTTACGCCTGAGGTGCATGAAAACTTTAAATTAGGTGTACCAAAAGCAAAACGGTATCAGTTGGTATTAAATACCGACGACACGCAATTTGGTGGCAGTGGCGTATTAGTTGAAAACGAACTACCCGTATTCAAAGAAGACAATCATGGCTTCGAGCACAGTATATCGTTAACCCTCGCACCACTTGCGACCTATTATTTGGTGGCAAAATAA